One part of the Arthrobacter sp. EM1 genome encodes these proteins:
- a CDS encoding DUF2304 domain-containing protein, giving the protein MGNTLAAFIFALVMVGIVLELVRRKVFREKYAALWLIIGASALVLAGWPGLLPSVSMLLGIQVASNLLFALCIILLLGVCLHLSWELSVVEDENRTLAEEVAILRSAVERIEANLGGLGTRTRLPDDSVWPPAERPHSQAQD; this is encoded by the coding sequence ATGGGAAACACTCTGGCCGCATTTATTTTCGCCTTGGTCATGGTGGGGATTGTGCTTGAACTCGTCCGCCGCAAAGTCTTCCGGGAGAAATATGCGGCGCTCTGGCTGATTATCGGAGCAAGCGCGCTCGTCCTCGCCGGCTGGCCTGGTCTGTTACCGTCCGTTAGCATGCTCCTTGGCATACAGGTCGCCTCCAATCTGCTGTTTGCTCTGTGCATCATCTTGCTGCTGGGCGTGTGCCTGCACCTCTCCTGGGAGCTCTCGGTAGTTGAAGATGAGAACCGCACGCTCGCTGAAGAGGTAGCTATCTTGCGCTCTGCGGTAGAGCGGATCGAAGCCAATCTCGGCGGCTTGGGTACCCGAACCCGACTGCCGGATGACTCGGTCTGGCCGCCCGCGGAGCGACCCCACTCCCAGGCTCAGGACTGA
- a CDS encoding IS3 family transposase, which translates to MLLHLATLPRSTFYDHRNRLTRPDRHTKLKEAIGQVFAQARSAYGHRRVLAMLLRQGWTVSKKTVLKLMRGLGLQSPVRRRRRYNSFRGEVGKAAKNVLNRQFEAASKHTKWATDVTEFTVGASKIYVSPVLDLHDNRIVSVMAGPSPSVKMVTDGLRTAIRGLAPDERPLVHLDQGFQYRHPLWQDTLRAAGLTQSMSRKGTCLDNATMEGFFSHLKEEWFRIQQPSTIEQFHTGLNEYLHWWNSTRIQRRLGYRSPDEYLAHNLAVE; encoded by the coding sequence TTGTTGCTGCACCTGGCAACGCTTCCCCGTTCCACGTTCTACGACCACCGTAACCGGCTCACCAGGCCGGACCGGCATACGAAGCTCAAAGAGGCTATTGGTCAGGTCTTCGCGCAGGCTCGAAGCGCTTATGGTCATCGACGCGTTCTGGCCATGCTGCTGCGACAGGGTTGGACGGTGTCGAAGAAGACCGTGTTGAAGCTCATGCGCGGGCTCGGGCTGCAAAGCCCTGTGCGTCGCCGGCGTAGATACAACTCCTTCCGTGGCGAGGTCGGGAAGGCCGCTAAGAACGTTTTGAACCGCCAGTTCGAGGCTGCGTCCAAACACACCAAGTGGGCCACTGACGTCACCGAGTTCACGGTTGGTGCCTCAAAGATTTACGTCTCGCCGGTCCTTGATCTTCATGACAACCGGATTGTCTCTGTCATGGCAGGTCCGTCTCCGAGCGTCAAAATGGTCACCGATGGCCTCCGTACTGCGATCCGAGGCCTCGCTCCGGACGAGCGGCCCCTTGTTCATTTAGACCAGGGATTCCAATATCGGCATCCGCTCTGGCAGGACACGCTACGCGCAGCCGGACTGACGCAATCGATGTCGCGCAAGGGCACCTGCCTGGATAATGCCACCATGGAAGGGTTCTTTAGCCACCTCAAAGAGGAATGGTTCCGTATTCAGCAACCCAGCACCATTGAACAATTCCACACCGGACTGAACGAGTATCTGCACTGGTGGAACAGCACCCGAATCCAACGAAGACTCGGCTACCGTAGCCCCGACGAATACCTCGCCCACAACCTCGCTGTCGAGTAA
- a CDS encoding DDE-type integrase/transposase/recombinase yields the protein MGSFAWPLTTEVCRRYGISRQSFYEYRRRLWTGGTDGLQPRSRRPARSPAHTAGEVESLIVRLRVDNPRWGARILRTKLKQAGLDPVPAVSTVHRVLKRHRLVTPQENRTPKAWERFERQAPNDLWQIDGTQVALVDGSKAWIVDLIDDHARFSIGAHAVRRFTAQAAWAGMEEAVLEYGAPRQLMSDDGLHFRSRKGQNPVHFQEKLSALGIRQLNSRPRHPQTCGKLERYHRTFKEY from the coding sequence ATGGGCAGTTTTGCATGGCCGCTAACAACGGAGGTTTGCCGCCGCTACGGCATTTCCCGGCAGAGCTTCTACGAGTACCGGCGGCGCCTGTGGACGGGGGGAACCGACGGGCTTCAACCCCGGTCCCGGCGCCCGGCCCGCTCTCCGGCTCACACTGCTGGTGAAGTCGAGTCCCTGATCGTCCGGCTGCGGGTTGATAACCCGCGGTGGGGCGCCAGGATCCTGCGGACCAAACTCAAACAGGCGGGGCTGGATCCTGTGCCGGCCGTATCGACGGTCCACCGGGTCCTCAAACGCCACAGGCTGGTCACACCGCAGGAGAACCGGACACCGAAAGCGTGGGAGCGGTTCGAACGGCAAGCCCCGAACGACCTGTGGCAGATCGACGGCACCCAGGTTGCCCTGGTCGACGGCTCCAAGGCCTGGATAGTGGATCTGATCGATGACCACGCCCGGTTCTCCATCGGCGCCCACGCGGTCCGCCGCTTCACGGCCCAGGCAGCTTGGGCTGGGATGGAAGAGGCTGTCCTGGAGTATGGTGCGCCGCGGCAGTTGATGAGTGACGACGGACTGCACTTCCGGTCCCGCAAAGGACAGAACCCGGTCCATTTCCAGGAGAAACTCTCGGCCCTCGGCATTAGGCAGCTGAACTCCCGCCCTCGTCACCCGCAGACCTGCGGGAAGCTCGAGCGCTACCACCGTACATTCAAGGAGTACTAA
- a CDS encoding IS110 family transposase, producing MDQDDLQPVRGLDQISVDLQLLTARRIDLGCDRVRAINRLRATLPEYFPALERAFDYSKKAPLILLDGYQSPEGIRRIGPTRLTSWLKKCRCRNSAAMAEKALEAANSQHTVLPAQSTGSALVARLAEQIGTIDAEIADVDAQITDIFRQHDSADVLLSIPGFGPVLAATFLANIGGNLDGFDSIDRLASVAGLAPVPRDSGRISGNLHRPRRSNRRLLRTFYLGALSSLKNSPASRTYYDRKRREGKSHKQALIALARRRINVLWAMLRDNTLYREPATVSGVQAA from the coding sequence CTGGACCAAGACGACCTCCAACCGGTTCGCGGTTTGGACCAGATCAGCGTTGACCTGCAGTTGCTTACTGCCCGCCGCATTGATCTGGGCTGTGACCGGGTCCGGGCGATCAACCGGCTCCGAGCCACCTTGCCGGAATACTTCCCCGCACTTGAGCGTGCGTTCGACTACTCCAAGAAAGCACCCCTAATCCTCTTGGACGGCTATCAATCGCCCGAAGGCATCCGGCGGATAGGGCCGACCCGGCTCACCAGCTGGCTCAAGAAATGCAGATGCCGTAACAGCGCTGCAATGGCAGAGAAAGCCCTGGAGGCCGCCAACTCCCAGCACACGGTCCTGCCCGCCCAATCCACCGGCTCAGCCCTGGTCGCCCGGCTGGCCGAGCAAATAGGCACAATCGATGCAGAGATCGCCGACGTCGACGCCCAGATCACGGACATCTTCCGGCAGCACGACAGCGCTGACGTCCTGCTGAGCATCCCCGGGTTCGGCCCCGTACTCGCAGCAACCTTCCTCGCGAACATCGGCGGTAACCTGGACGGCTTCGACTCCATTGACCGGCTTGCGAGCGTCGCGGGGCTGGCCCCGGTCCCACGCGATTCCGGACGCATCAGCGGCAACCTGCACCGGCCACGCCGCTCCAACCGCAGACTCCTGCGGACCTTTTACCTAGGCGCCCTCTCCAGCCTGAAAAACAGCCCAGCCTCACGAACCTACTACGACCGGAAACGCCGCGAGGGAAAGTCCCACAAACAGGCCCTCATCGCCCTGGCCCGCCGCCGCATCAACGTTCTCTGGGCCATGCTCCGAGACAACACCCTCTACCGGGAACCAGCCACCGTCAGCGGCGTCCAGGCTGCCTGA
- a CDS encoding glycosyltransferase family 4 protein, whose amino-acid sequence MGGNAKMLVVSQHFWPEGFRINDICDYLVENDVDIEVLCGLPNYPKGELFPGYTWRGPYKEKHDGLTIYRAPEIPRGNNSNWRILVNYLSFPVASLLHLPRLMFGKYDKIFLYQLSPVMMTIAGLILSKVRKIESTMYVLDLWPENLFSVLKIKNKFLRLLVERVSHWHYRQADNIIVLSEQMRGKIQGITGLPDAKITVVPQACERLYEQEIHDPELAERLGNGFKVVFTGNISPAQSFETIIDAAETLKSEGLTDISWVIVGDGMSRSSVQGEIALRGLDDEFIFEGHHPVSDIPKYTTLADVLVGCLVKSELLEATIPAKVMSYIASGRPVVLAMDGEVRNLVEDQAQCGLVGPAGNSSTLADNVRSLHALTPEQRRELGARGKAYHLAHLQRTVVLKRLKDFIFNEAQTR is encoded by the coding sequence GTGGGCGGCAATGCAAAGATGCTGGTGGTGAGCCAACACTTCTGGCCCGAAGGTTTTCGGATAAACGACATTTGTGACTATCTGGTAGAAAATGATGTCGACATCGAAGTGCTTTGCGGGTTGCCCAACTACCCGAAGGGCGAGCTTTTCCCGGGGTACACATGGCGCGGGCCTTACAAAGAGAAACATGATGGACTAACGATATACCGGGCTCCGGAGATTCCGCGAGGAAACAACTCAAATTGGCGCATTCTTGTCAATTATCTGTCTTTTCCTGTGGCCAGCCTTCTGCATCTTCCAAGGTTGATGTTTGGGAAGTACGACAAAATATTTCTCTATCAATTGTCGCCGGTGATGATGACCATTGCGGGACTCATCCTGTCCAAGGTTCGTAAAATCGAATCCACAATGTACGTGCTTGACCTGTGGCCTGAAAACCTGTTCTCTGTCCTGAAAATCAAGAATAAGTTTCTACGCCTTCTTGTCGAGCGGGTCTCCCATTGGCATTATCGCCAAGCGGACAACATCATTGTGCTGTCCGAACAGATGCGCGGGAAGATCCAAGGCATCACGGGCCTGCCCGACGCTAAGATCACGGTGGTGCCCCAAGCCTGCGAAAGACTCTACGAGCAGGAGATCCACGACCCCGAACTGGCCGAGCGCCTCGGTAATGGCTTCAAGGTGGTCTTCACGGGCAACATCAGTCCGGCACAGTCGTTTGAGACCATAATCGATGCCGCGGAGACGCTCAAGTCCGAGGGCCTCACGGACATCTCCTGGGTCATCGTCGGCGATGGTATGAGCCGGAGCTCCGTCCAGGGCGAAATCGCCCTACGGGGCCTGGACGACGAGTTCATCTTTGAGGGCCATCATCCTGTTTCCGATATCCCCAAGTACACGACCCTGGCAGACGTCTTGGTTGGCTGTCTTGTGAAGAGTGAGTTGCTCGAAGCCACCATCCCCGCCAAGGTCATGTCCTACATAGCGTCCGGTCGTCCCGTCGTCCTGGCCATGGATGGGGAAGTGCGCAACCTGGTCGAAGATCAGGCCCAGTGTGGCCTCGTGGGGCCGGCAGGCAATTCATCGACGCTGGCGGACAACGTTCGGTCACTGCACGCCCTCACTCCGGAGCAGAGGCGTGAGCTCGGAGCCCGGGGAAAGGCCTACCACCTCGCCCACCTTCAGCGAACTGTTGTCTTGAAGCGACTAAAGGATTTTATCTTCAATGAGGCACAGACGCGCTAG
- a CDS encoding glycosyltransferase family 2 protein, with protein sequence MPSPDTRRVLVIMPAWNEGETVGSTVADVLNLHEGYDVLVVDDGSTDDTAAAADAAGATVLRLPFNMGVGGAMRTGFKYASRYDYDAVIQVDSDGQHDPREIAAVIKGLDVADISIGARFAAKGDYKVSGPRRWAMVFLAAVISGLAHTRLTDVTSGFRAGNRRAIAQYLDHYPAEYLGDTIDSLVVAIKSGCRVTQIPVAMRPRQGGTPSHNPAKSAIYLLRSVFALLFAVTRSRSKIAVQEGAV encoded by the coding sequence ATGCCTAGCCCAGACACGCGCCGAGTTCTCGTCATCATGCCTGCATGGAACGAGGGGGAAACCGTCGGCAGCACAGTTGCCGACGTGCTCAACCTGCACGAAGGATACGACGTCTTGGTCGTCGACGACGGCTCGACTGACGACACTGCCGCGGCCGCGGATGCCGCCGGCGCGACTGTTCTCCGGCTCCCGTTCAACATGGGTGTTGGCGGCGCGATGCGGACGGGATTCAAGTACGCCTCTCGCTATGACTACGACGCAGTCATCCAAGTGGACTCCGATGGCCAGCATGACCCCCGCGAGATCGCCGCCGTCATCAAGGGGCTGGATGTGGCCGATATATCGATAGGTGCCCGGTTCGCGGCCAAAGGCGACTACAAGGTCTCAGGTCCCCGCCGGTGGGCCATGGTTTTTCTGGCGGCCGTAATCTCAGGGTTGGCCCATACCCGGCTGACCGACGTGACATCGGGATTCAGGGCCGGGAACAGGCGCGCCATAGCCCAGTACCTAGATCACTACCCGGCAGAATATCTTGGGGATACGATTGATTCACTCGTAGTGGCAATCAAATCTGGTTGCAGGGTCACTCAGATACCGGTGGCCATGCGGCCCCGGCAGGGTGGCACCCCGAGCCACAATCCGGCGAAATCGGCTATCTACCTGTTGCGGTCCGTGTTCGCCTTGCTCTTTGCCGTGACTCGGAGCCGCTCGAAGATTGCAGTACAGGAAGGCGCCGTCTAA
- a CDS encoding tyrosine-type recombinase/integrase — translation MIQERGLALTTVLRYENTARRFLQESSVGGVFAPEALTGADINAFLLREFARVSAGSAKGRVAELRSILRFLYLHDMTGLSLGASVPAVGGWRFAALPPAGLSAADVQLLLDSVDRSTLVGVRDFAIVMLVSRLGLRSVEVARMELRDVDWRSGELMVRGKARRQDRLPLPAEVGEALVAYLCSGRNPADAVHVFLTCRAPRGPIRADLVGDVVERACKRAGLPDVGPHGLRHALAGELLRQGAGLMAISQVLRHQDLATTALYAKVDLVALRQVAQPWPGLLR, via the coding sequence ATGATCCAGGAGCGGGGGCTGGCGCTGACCACTGTGCTTCGTTATGAGAACACTGCCCGGCGCTTCCTTCAGGAGTCTTCTGTCGGTGGCGTGTTCGCTCCGGAGGCTCTGACCGGGGCGGACATCAATGCGTTCCTGCTGCGGGAATTCGCCCGGGTGTCTGCGGGGTCGGCGAAGGGACGGGTGGCCGAGCTGCGTTCGATCCTGCGCTTCCTCTATCTGCATGACATGACCGGGTTGAGTCTGGGTGCGTCGGTTCCTGCGGTGGGTGGATGGCGCTTCGCGGCTCTGCCCCCTGCCGGGTTGTCCGCGGCGGACGTGCAGCTTTTGCTCGACAGCGTTGACCGCAGCACGCTGGTTGGGGTCAGGGACTTCGCGATCGTGATGCTGGTGTCGCGGTTGGGGTTACGGTCCGTCGAGGTCGCACGCATGGAATTGCGGGACGTGGACTGGCGGTCCGGGGAACTCATGGTCCGGGGCAAAGCGCGCAGGCAAGACCGGTTGCCGTTGCCGGCCGAGGTCGGCGAAGCGCTGGTAGCCTACCTCTGCTCTGGTCGGAATCCTGCGGATGCCGTCCATGTATTCCTGACCTGCCGGGCACCCCGCGGGCCGATCCGCGCTGATCTGGTTGGCGATGTTGTCGAGCGGGCCTGCAAACGTGCAGGCCTGCCCGACGTCGGACCGCACGGGCTGAGGCACGCCCTGGCCGGTGAACTCCTCCGCCAGGGCGCCGGCCTGATGGCGATCAGCCAGGTCCTGCGCCATCAGGATCTGGCCACGACCGCCCTCTATGCCAAGGTTGATTTGGTCGCGCTGCGCCAGGTGGCCCAGCCGTGGCCGGGGCTTCTGCGGTGA
- a CDS encoding polysaccharide biosynthesis protein, with protein sequence MFKNKTLLITGGTGSFGNTVLKHFLHTDIGEIRIFSRDEKKQDDMRKAYGNDKLKFYIGDVRNIESVREAVRGVDYIFHAAALKQVPSCEFFPMEAVRTNVLGTDNVLTAAIDAGVKKVVCLSTDKAAYPINAMGTSKAMMEKIVIAKSRNVDASETLISCTRYGNVMASRGSVIPLFADQIRAGKPLTVTDPHMTRFLMNLDEAVKLVLFAFEHANQGDLFVQKADASSVGDLALAMKQLFRSDSEINVIGTRHGEKAHETLLTREERAKSEDLGDYFRVPADTRDLNYEKFFDAGDTVSETLEEYTSHNTHQLSIEQIIEKVKTTDYIQQLLPSIGAGS encoded by the coding sequence TTGTTCAAGAACAAGACACTTTTGATTACCGGCGGTACCGGCTCATTCGGAAACACTGTTCTCAAGCACTTCCTCCACACAGATATAGGCGAAATTCGGATCTTCTCCCGGGACGAGAAGAAACAGGATGACATGCGCAAGGCCTACGGCAATGACAAGCTGAAGTTCTACATTGGGGACGTCCGAAACATCGAGAGTGTCCGCGAAGCCGTCAGGGGCGTGGACTACATCTTCCACGCTGCCGCACTCAAGCAGGTACCCTCGTGCGAGTTCTTCCCGATGGAGGCCGTTCGTACTAACGTTCTGGGCACCGACAATGTGCTCACTGCGGCTATTGACGCCGGCGTGAAAAAGGTTGTCTGCCTTTCGACGGACAAGGCCGCATACCCCATTAACGCCATGGGTACGTCCAAGGCCATGATGGAGAAAATCGTCATTGCCAAGTCACGCAATGTCGACGCTTCTGAGACGCTGATTTCCTGCACGCGTTACGGAAACGTGATGGCTTCGCGTGGCTCCGTGATCCCGCTGTTCGCGGATCAAATCCGGGCCGGCAAGCCGTTGACCGTCACCGACCCGCACATGACCCGCTTCCTGATGAACCTCGATGAGGCCGTCAAGCTGGTTCTCTTCGCTTTCGAACACGCCAACCAAGGCGACCTGTTCGTCCAGAAGGCCGATGCATCATCCGTCGGGGACTTGGCACTTGCGATGAAGCAACTTTTCCGGTCCGACTCCGAGATCAATGTCATTGGTACGCGGCACGGTGAGAAGGCCCACGAGACCCTGCTCACGAGGGAGGAGAGGGCCAAATCTGAAGACCTCGGCGATTATTTCAGGGTGCCAGCGGATACCCGGGACCTCAACTACGAGAAGTTTTTTGATGCCGGGGACACCGTCAGCGAGACGTTGGAGGAATACACCTCACATAACACCCACCAGCTCTCCATCGAGCAGATCATAGAAAAGGTCAAGACGACGGACTACATTCAGCAGCTCCTGCCTTCCATCGGGGCAGGGTCGTAG
- a CDS encoding tyrosine-type recombinase/integrase: MTLIAPTLQMFFTDRLTQQRQASPRTIAAYRDALKLLLEFIHARTGKSPSQLDWDDLNATTISGFLTHLENERHNSVRTRNVRLTAIRSLFSYAALRHPEHALLIQRVLAIPPKRFDKRTVTFLPAPEIDALVAAPDQSRWEGRRDRALMLLAIQTGLRVSELTGLNCTDVTLGAGANVRCEGKGRKQRAVPITTPVEGLLRSWLAERAGKPHEPVFPTRTGRRLSRDAVALRVSTHAATAARTCPSLSGKKIHPHVFRHSCAMTLLQAGVDTSVIALWLGHAGVRSTDAYVHADITIKEKALALTTPASASPGRYHPPDKILAFLESL; the protein is encoded by the coding sequence ATGACGCTGATCGCACCCACACTGCAGATGTTCTTCACCGACCGGCTCACCCAACAGCGCCAAGCCAGCCCGCGGACCATCGCCGCCTACCGCGACGCCCTGAAGCTGCTCCTGGAGTTCATCCACGCACGGACCGGCAAGTCGCCATCACAACTGGACTGGGACGACCTGAACGCGACCACAATCTCAGGATTCCTTACCCACTTGGAGAATGAACGGCACAACAGCGTCAGAACCCGCAACGTCCGCCTGACAGCCATCCGCTCACTTTTCTCCTACGCCGCGTTGCGTCATCCCGAGCATGCGCTGCTGATCCAGCGTGTCCTCGCCATCCCGCCGAAGCGGTTCGACAAGCGCACAGTGACATTCCTGCCCGCACCCGAGATCGACGCCCTCGTCGCGGCCCCGGACCAGTCCAGATGGGAAGGACGGCGCGACAGGGCCCTGATGCTCCTCGCCATCCAGACCGGACTGCGGGTCTCCGAACTCACAGGCCTGAACTGCACCGATGTCACGCTGGGCGCCGGCGCGAACGTCCGATGCGAAGGCAAAGGACGCAAACAACGCGCCGTTCCAATCACCACTCCCGTCGAAGGACTGCTGCGTTCCTGGCTGGCCGAACGAGCCGGAAAACCCCACGAGCCAGTGTTCCCGACCCGCACCGGGCGGCGGCTCAGCCGCGACGCCGTCGCGCTGCGGGTCAGCACCCACGCAGCGACCGCTGCCCGAACATGTCCGTCGCTATCGGGCAAGAAAATCCACCCTCACGTGTTTCGTCACAGCTGCGCGATGACCTTGCTCCAAGCCGGGGTCGACACCTCGGTGATCGCCCTCTGGCTCGGCCACGCCGGAGTCCGTTCCACCGACGCCTACGTCCACGCCGACATCACCATCAAGGAGAAAGCCCTCGCCCTCACCACCCCGGCATCCGCCAGCCCTGGCCGATACCACCCACCCGACAAGATCCTCGCGTTCCTCGAGAGCCTGTAA
- the istA gene encoding IS21 family transposase, with protein sequence MESRADLFALIRRDARVEGLSVRALAARHGVHRRTVRQALESATPPERKPRQGVSWRLDPFKAAIDVMLTEDTTAPRKQRHTARRILARLIEEHSAEELSYSTVRDYVRVRRAQIDVEAGRRVEVFIPQEHAPGAEAEVDFGELWVLLNGVKTKCHMLVFRLSHSGKAIHRIYPTQAQEAFLEGHIEAFNDIVGVPVKHIRYDNLTSAVTAVVFGQGRQRQENERWVLFRSHYGFDAFYCQPGIAGAHEKGGVEGEVGWFRRNRLAPMPVVASLDELKSRIRDWAALDDRRRINDRIHTIGQDFAAEQPFLAPLPAEEFDPGLALTPRVDRSSMVTVRMAKYSVPARLIGRKVRVSLRASEVVVFDGPAAVARHQRVAARSGQSVQLDHYLEVLKTKPGALPGSTALARARESGTFTTAHEAFWAASCRVNGDSAGTRELIDVLLLHRSMDSGDIQAGITAALEVGAVSADVVAVEARRQAMISSRRGAGSDRPPGAQSESKVQRVVSLIQRRLMDPAAVIAGLPADTRPLPSISAYDELLAKRTQQPAGTVAEENIS encoded by the coding sequence ATGGAGTCGAGAGCGGATTTGTTCGCGCTGATCCGAAGGGACGCCCGGGTGGAGGGCTTGTCCGTTCGTGCGCTGGCGGCCCGGCACGGGGTCCATCGCAGGACGGTGCGGCAAGCTCTTGAATCGGCTACCCCTCCCGAACGCAAACCAAGGCAAGGGGTGTCATGGCGGCTGGACCCGTTTAAGGCTGCGATTGATGTCATGCTGACAGAGGACACGACCGCGCCGCGGAAGCAGCGCCACACCGCCAGGAGGATTTTAGCCCGGCTCATTGAGGAGCACAGCGCGGAGGAACTTTCGTATTCCACCGTGCGCGACTACGTCCGGGTCCGCCGGGCCCAGATCGACGTGGAGGCAGGCCGCCGGGTAGAGGTTTTCATCCCGCAGGAACACGCCCCCGGCGCTGAGGCTGAGGTGGACTTCGGAGAACTCTGGGTCTTGCTGAACGGTGTGAAGACGAAGTGCCACATGTTAGTCTTCAGGCTCTCCCACTCGGGCAAGGCCATCCACCGGATCTATCCGACGCAGGCGCAGGAAGCATTTCTGGAAGGCCACATCGAGGCGTTCAACGATATTGTTGGTGTGCCGGTGAAGCACATCCGCTATGACAACCTCACGAGCGCTGTCACTGCGGTGGTGTTCGGGCAGGGCCGGCAACGCCAAGAGAATGAACGGTGGGTATTGTTCCGTTCCCACTACGGTTTTGATGCGTTCTATTGCCAGCCCGGCATCGCCGGGGCTCACGAAAAAGGCGGGGTTGAAGGAGAGGTCGGCTGGTTCCGACGCAATCGGCTCGCGCCCATGCCTGTCGTCGCATCCCTGGATGAGCTCAAAAGCCGAATTCGGGACTGGGCGGCCTTGGACGACCGTCGGCGGATCAATGACCGGATCCATACGATCGGGCAGGACTTCGCTGCCGAGCAGCCGTTCCTGGCGCCGCTGCCTGCGGAGGAGTTTGACCCGGGCCTGGCGCTGACACCCCGGGTGGACAGGTCTTCGATGGTCACGGTGCGGATGGCGAAATACTCCGTCCCAGCCCGGCTCATCGGCCGGAAGGTCCGGGTGTCCCTAAGGGCCTCGGAGGTCGTGGTATTCGACGGCCCCGCGGCCGTAGCCAGGCATCAGCGGGTGGCCGCCCGGTCCGGGCAGTCGGTCCAGCTGGATCACTACCTCGAGGTCCTCAAGACCAAACCCGGCGCGCTTCCCGGTTCCACCGCCCTGGCCCGGGCACGAGAGTCCGGGACGTTCACTACCGCCCATGAGGCCTTCTGGGCCGCCTCCTGCCGGGTCAACGGCGACTCCGCCGGAACCCGTGAGCTTATCGATGTCCTGCTATTGCACCGATCCATGGATTCCGGAGACATCCAGGCAGGAATCACTGCTGCGCTGGAAGTGGGGGCCGTCAGTGCCGACGTCGTCGCCGTCGAAGCCCGCCGACAGGCCATGATTTCCTCCCGGCGTGGGGCCGGCTCGGACCGTCCTCCCGGTGCTCAAAGCGAATCGAAAGTGCAACGGGTTGTCAGTCTTATCCAACGCCGACTCATGGACCCTGCCGCAGTCATCGCCGGGCTCCCCGCGGACACGCGCCCGCTCCCGTCGATCAGTGCCTACGACGAGCTGTTGGCCAAACGCACCCAGCAACCCGCAGGAACCGTCGCAGAGGAGAACATCTCATGA
- a CDS encoding tyrosine-type recombinase/integrase codes for MSALEQDLAGYLQLRRSLGHEMAEARWLLPGFVAFLDTRGASTVTIEAALDWAQQSPTGQPTTVGPRRMTAARGFARYLTGIYPGTEIPPLGLMPHRQRWRRPFIYSTADIEALMNQARVLIRSPLRAATYETLVGLLAAGGLRIGEAIKLDRSDIDWTGSVLLIRESKFGKSRLVPLHSTAMEALSAYAQLRDELEPRPKEPSFFVSQTHKRLCYAAVCPTFRHLVDAAGIGTGAPSAPRLHDLRHTFAVRTLLGWYRTGEDVQAKLPWLSTYLGHREPASTYWYLSAAPELLALAAARQNTGWTAVRS; via the coding sequence GTGAGTGCGTTGGAGCAGGATCTCGCGGGTTACCTGCAACTGCGTCGTTCGCTCGGACACGAAATGGCCGAGGCCCGTTGGTTGCTGCCAGGCTTCGTGGCTTTTCTGGACACCCGCGGAGCGTCCACGGTGACCATAGAAGCGGCACTGGACTGGGCGCAGCAATCCCCGACAGGCCAGCCGACGACCGTGGGGCCGCGACGGATGACGGCAGCCCGCGGGTTCGCCCGCTACCTGACCGGCATTTACCCCGGCACGGAGATCCCGCCGCTGGGTCTGATGCCGCACCGGCAAAGATGGCGCCGACCGTTCATCTACTCCACAGCCGACATCGAGGCACTGATGAACCAGGCCCGCGTCTTGATCCGATCGCCGCTGCGGGCCGCGACCTACGAGACCCTGGTTGGCCTGCTGGCAGCGGGTGGTCTGCGGATCGGCGAGGCAATCAAGCTTGACCGCAGCGACATCGACTGGACCGGGAGCGTGCTGCTGATCCGCGAATCCAAATTCGGCAAATCCCGGCTGGTTCCACTCCACAGCACTGCCATGGAAGCACTGAGCGCCTACGCCCAACTCCGCGACGAGCTCGAACCCCGACCGAAGGAGCCAAGCTTCTTCGTGTCCCAGACGCACAAACGCCTCTGCTACGCGGCCGTATGCCCGACATTCCGGCATCTGGTCGATGCCGCCGGTATCGGGACCGGGGCACCCTCGGCTCCGCGGCTTCACGATCTCCGGCACACGTTCGCGGTCCGAACCCTGCTCGGCTGGTATCGCACCGGCGAGGACGTGCAGGCGAAACTCCCATGGCTATCGACCTACCTCGGCCACCGCGAACCGGCATCCACCTACTGGTATCTTTCGGCTGCGCCGGAACTGCTCGCCCTGGCCGCGGCACGCCAGAATACCGGCTGGACGGCGGTGCGATCATGA